In Capsicum annuum cultivar UCD-10X-F1 chromosome 11, UCD10Xv1.1, whole genome shotgun sequence, one genomic interval encodes:
- the LOC107848393 gene encoding uncharacterized protein LOC107848393, translating into MSSFSGLGIGLSFVFGCILMGLVAELYYLLWVRKRIPKNESEDEYNSTYATELSHLFCWKQPNCVNNVASQQLNNTMRNQEMNGQDQDLELGNSKDLLLKGYGEDSVESELMRLHNLCGPPRFLFTIKEETKEDLESEDGKSRGDRSRTCSRNRSFSDLILTPLASPPVKSQNLDSYNCQGFNPLFESSTENELNRLRSSPPPKFKFLRDAEEKLLRRLMELEAEKRVIKNEVSFQDSAMKTSCNPAEEKGSFISFQDSAMKMSCNPTEEKGSFISFLAKSKMREPLQQLQLHHNSTCVKVLPLASSPSTYKPLGNESVML; encoded by the coding sequence ATGTCATCTTTTAGTGGTTTAGGTATTGGTTTGAGTTTTGTTTTTGGATGTATCCTCATGGGACTTGTAGCAGAGTTGTATTACTTGTTGTGGGTAAGGAAAAGAATCCCAAAGAATGAATCAGAGGATGAGTACAATAGCACTTATGCAACTGAGCTTTCTCATCTTTTTTGTTGGAAGCAGCCTAATTGTGTAAACAATGTTGCAAGCCAACAACTAAACAACACAAtgagaaatcaagaaatgaatGGTCAAGATCAAGACTTGGAGTTGGGGAATAGCAAGGATTTGTTGTTAAAAGGTTATGGTGAAGATAGTGTTGAGTCTGAGTTAATGAGGTTGCACAATCTTTGTGGACCTCCAAGATTTCTCTTCACTATTaaggaagaaacaaaagaagattTGGAATCTGAAGATGGTAAATCTAGAGGTGATAGAAGTAGAACTTGTTCGCGAAACAGAAGTTTTAGTGACCTTATCCTTACGCCTTTGGCTTCACCGCCCGTTAAGAGTCAGAATCTTGATTCTTACAATTGTCAAGGATTCAATCCTCTCTTTGAATCCTCAACAGAAAATGAACTCAACAGACTAAGATCTTCACCCCCTCCAAAATTCAAGTTCCTCAGGGATGCTGAGGAGAAACTtttaagaagattgatggaaTTAGAAGCAGAGAAAAGGGTAATCAAGAATGAGGTTTCTTTTCAAGATTCCGCAATGAAAACGTCCTGTAATCCAGCCGAGGAGAAAGGATCATTCATTTCTTTTCAAGATTCCGCAATGAAAATGTCTTGTAATCCAACAGAAGAGAAAGGgtcattcatttcatttcttgcaAAGAGCAAAATGAGGGAGCCTCTTCAACAATTACAACTCCACCACAACTCTACTTGTGTAAAGGTACTTCCATTGGCTTCTTCACCTTCAACCTACAAGCCACTTGGTAATGAATCTGTTATGCTCTAG